From Tachysurus fulvidraco isolate hzauxx_2018 chromosome 6, HZAU_PFXX_2.0, whole genome shotgun sequence:
TCAAATAGGTTTTGGGGCTTTTAACTGATGAAAAATTGGCAAACATTTACCTCCTCTGATGTGAAGGTTGCAGAACCCTGTATTAAGTGTATGTTTGCATAGCTACTGTCACAGACAAATTTGTTTCAGTAACATCCCTAAATATCAAATGCagctgtatgtatatatacacacacctttttCTTCAGCCAGTCCATGGTCTTCTCTTGGCTATATCTGTGGAATTTCTGACTGCCCACCactacaacagaaacacaatcaGCACTTAACACACCGTTAACACTAATGCTGTCAGTTAgtgcacatgtacacatactCACCTTTTTCATCTGCCACATGATGAAGTGTATCCAGAGCCTGTGTGCAATTTAGCAATTTTGTGCACCCTGGGTATTCCTCATCCATGACCATCTGCTGCAGTGGCTGAAACTTCCCCTGTGGATACATTACAATCCCAGAACTTACTGCCTCATAAGcaattgttgtgtttgtataaaaacaatcattatatttatataaaattgtatgcatgtatgtgcaCATGGATAACACACATGCATTAAACAATAGCACATTTTAAGTAGCAGCAAAAAAATCACCTAAATAGtgcattatataattatatactatactacataTAGCGCATGCTATATACTTATACCCACACTTATGATGGATGCACGTATAATTTAAAAGTTGTTTAACAAGCAATGGAGAAAGATTGCTGCTtggtttcacttttttttttttaagaagaatgttcatttaacatttagcaAAAGGCGACTCCATATCAGAACTTTCTAACACTTAAAGATGAAAGCTTTTCATTTAAGATTTCCGTCTGCAGATTTGCAGTTTATCagtaaaattacaaaatgtttaatgtgttgTCCCTTAATAAATACAAGTCTGTAACTGTTGTAGTATAGTTGCtgtaatggaataaaaaaaacatttttagagtAGCTACAGCATCACACACGATCACTATGTAGTTTCATATAGAGCATGTTTTACCACTAAAATTTTAGGCTTTTATcaaaatgaacacattattccatgttaaacattattttttataatggcACTGAGCTGGTTTACCTCCATTGCACTGCTCTGCAGGTACGGCAACAGCAAGAACAGTGGATCCATAGGAGTCACATACAGCAGCCTGCCATCTAAAAAACATGAATTCTATGCGTTCATGCATTCACATACTAAACACGTACAAGTCAAATGTAGTTGATGTGAATCAAAACAAGCCCGTCACAGGTCAATGAGTTAATTAAATATAGTGTAAAAAGCTACaggtggaattttttttttttatacctgatCTATTAATTCTactgcaaagaaaaactcctAATAAGTGAATGTCAGAATACTATATTTTATACAGCTTTGTTTACAAATCATGGTGATTACATGTTCTGATTGTGTATATTAGGAAAATGAGTTTCTGTTTCCTCATTCTGGGAACAGTCCTGACTAAGAACAGACTGATACTAACAATGATGTGCACAGAGATCCTGCATCCCGATAAATGTACTATGCATGATCTTGGCAACACATGCATCACATTATTGCCTCTGCTTTATGACTTAACACTTCCGATTCATAAAATTCCCTTTGTTACAGCATTTgatcaaattcattcataataaaaaaaataaataaataaatatgcattcTTACCTCTTTGGACTGTTTGGTCAATAAACCAGGAGTGGAAATCTTCAACAAATGCCTTCACCTCATACAGCCGCACATATCCACAGCTGAACAGGTATTGGGAAGCAGCACCTATTGTACAGATTAGAGGGctattagaggaaaaaaaactttactggCTTCACAGGACTGTAGTTGGAAACCTGATCTAGCCAGAAGATCACCATGCGTAATACAGTAACAAGATTTTGTTAAAACCTGTAGCCGGATTCCTGAGGCTGATGAATGTTGGATCACCATCATGTAGCTTTGTCTTGTCCAGGGCAGAATCTGTTCAATGTAACGTGTTGACATGCACCGAGTAAGATACAGgcaacagaaaaataaaagacaagaagaagaagattaaaTTATGACTGCTGCCAAACATATAGCAACCAAATCAGTaaatcaaaattttaaaaaaaggtgcccttacacacaaaaccgtttttacttgtatttttgatatgtgttgggtccatatgtgtttgtgttgtgtcgggaatgtgaaaatgagctgctacctcccctgtcagttctagccacttaaaagaaataagcaaagaaatcaggtcagttagaaaagctgctcagtgaCATAGAAatgatcgagctcattactattcatgagctctcccacttgagaccacaCCCACAGAATTTGTATATCTCAGTGAGTTTCCCATACAGCAAGGACGGCTGAACatcaatatacctgaagaagccattctacCGCAATTCctggtgattgtaaacaaagttcctctatcctaggctacttattgcacTGGGTGAAtaaatagtcatgctctcatatcctagcagTTAGCCAATCGAAGcaaagcagcatagctcattgaatattgaGAACTAGCGCAATTCCAGCTGTCTTCCTACAGGCTTTCTATAGCAcgctagaatggcttgaaacaaggtaaccaaggcattttttcaacaacaacaaaaaaaagttacagaGTCCATGCAGGGCATCTTTAAAGTAGGTAAAACTATACACACTGCCATCACCTGTGTAAAGTATTTTAGAAACTTTTCACTGCCATGAACCATGTGCACATTCATAACAAACATGTGATCTTGAGTGGTGtccaatatttattttgtaacaaaaCTGGCTGACTTTGTAAACCTTCTTCAATCTGCAAGTTGGTCAAACATCAACCTTGGTGTCTTCACAGACCTTGATTTATTCACAGAAGCAATGCCATGATGAAACATCTCGAGTCCCTTTAATTCCATTAGTAGCATTAAAGGAAACTTGTGATGCTACAGTTTGGAAGTGGGATGtaggggcttagtggttaaggtgctggactaccaatttgaaggttgtgagtttgattcccatgtccaccaggccaccactgctgggcccctgagcaaggcccttaagccacaagtgctcagttgtataaaatgagataaaatgtaagtcgctctgtatacaagtgtgtctgctaaatgggtGTTTtagtttgcttttctttttaaaagctttCACTTTATATTCAAACACACAATCCGACTTGGTCAAACAGTATCTACTCTTCATCTTATAACCTTAATCCCACTAATAAGTGCAGTACGTTTATTGTTACTAATACTGTTTGTGTcccataatcatcatcatctccacctTAAATGCTCACTGTTTCGATGAATTAACGCACACAGCATCACTATATGACTCAGGATTTTAGAAGTACTGCTAAAGAAAACAGTATAACTCAATAATAACACAGTGAAGGTCGACATTTTAGGAAATAGCCGGTTGCTAAGGATGACAGAGTAGAATTTGCAATTAGCCGTTAGAGagctttagcattagcacaCTGAACTTCATAACAaaatgtatatatctatatattattttggtttatttgtcATACCTGCAGCGATGACAACCCAGCTGTCATTACTGGTGTGCGCCGAACGCTTCTTTTTGGTTGTCATTTGCAGGAGTTTGTGCTTTGTTTATAAGTCTAAGAGATGAGGAGCTTCACAGAAATGGCGCCACTCGTTTGTTTCTCCACTAAGAGCTACAGGGGGTATCAACAACTACAGAAGTCTTTTCCAGCACATAGTTAGTGCTCCTGTAAATAAAAGTCGTTTAACGTAATGCTTTAAATCGACCAAAAAATGCTATATCCTTAATATCATGTTTGATCTACGGACACGATATTTTTTACACAAAGCCTTCTCGCCGTGACCCcctccaaaaaaataaaaatggtacgTTCCAAATCGGTCTCGAGCGCCACGCGCTTCTGCTAAATACAGGCGTTTTTTCTAACTTTCATGAACGGAACACCGCCTCTTTAGGGTTATAGATTTTGAGTCATACAAGTATGAAAGAAATTGTAGAGCTTCAAGTCTTTATTGGCGAAATTATAATGTGTGCTGATAAAGTTAATACACAATTCtttgttatatatgtatatatgtatagatGAAAAAATCCTGTCATTTCCACTAGATGGCGCCAAAGTCTTAAGAAAGGTTTACAGAGCCTTAAATAAGTAAAGTGGCTCTGCAAGTATTTAATTTCAAGAATTTTTATGAAACTACTTCCATAGAGTAAGTTTTATATACTAAAATATAACTAATAGGACTGAAAGAAGTAGTTTTCCTATTTAGTAAAAATATTTGGCAATATGTCTGAGCATCATACAAAATCTTTCTTTAAGGTCTAAGTCAACCAAGACAAAATATCTGTGATCTGGAACAATGGTAGTGGTGTTCAGGTCAGATTGTGGTCTGATGATTAGGGTATGAAGAGACTAAGAACCTCCAGATAATAAGGAATACATTATAATCTAACAAAGAttatgaaacaaataaatacatgctaaaacaaaataaaacatggcATGCTTTTACAAAAGGAGAATTTAGTCAATGCTGCTACTAATAAGTCAATTAGTCAATGCTGCAGTATTAAGCAGGTAATATGAACAGTTACATTATCATACAGTTACATACATgaattagtttttgtttttttttcagcaaccACTTAAATTTGAGGTAagcattgatttatttttccatttactTTCTGATCCAAATTAGAGTGACTGAAAATCAAAACATGCTTTTACAGAGCAAAGCAGAGTTTAAATATGatgtcatatttatatatatagagagagagagactgactctGACTGCTTGGGATTTTACAGAAACCTCCTTGGCACACCACAGGAATGGTAAGATTTCTCAGATCATCATGGAGGAATTCTCACAGCTGGGATATGACAATCctagacgtacacacacacacacacacacacacacacacacacacacacacacacacacacacacacacacacaccacacaaatgGAACTCTGTGACTGTGAACTGTATGGAAGCTGAATCACCTGGTTACCTTCTTGTGCATTTATGCATGCATGCTCTGACCATCAAAAAAGTCACAGTTTGATGAATGTCTTTGATTTCACCCTTCTTAAGCACCAGGGCTGGTGACAATCACATGGATAAACAATACCATCATGTCACAGAGTAGCATTTGACAAAACGTTCCATGCATTTAAAACTCACTTGTGGACCAAGGCAATGACTTGCCATCCAGTGGGCTAGATAGGGGAGCTCTTTGTGTTCTATGGCACAGGAATAGTTCATCTGATAATCAAACCTCGTTTTTGTGCTGTTGGGCATATGTTGTGCAAAACTCAACAGGTTTCTCTTTAATGGAATGGTATAAGGTCAATTACTCAGGTCAGTGGTTAACAAAAGTGGGTGATATGACTGAAGGAACCCCAAGGTTCAATTACAAGGGCACTCTAGAGTAGTCATCTTTTGACCTAGGACAGTGGTGTCCAGACATTTCAAGAAAGgtctggtgtgggtgcaggttttcatcccAACCAAGCAGAtgccacacctgagtctactAAAATCCAAGATTAACTTGTTAAAGGCTCGGGTATGGCTCTTCCTAGATTGGAATGAATCCACCTTTACCCACATTGGCCTTTTGCAGATAACACTGGACAGTCCTTAAAAAGGAAGTAAATTTAGTAGAACCCTTTGTTCTGTACCACCGAGTTTTGGATGGTGGACGTTTGTAAATCTAAAACTGGAAGATTTTGGGAGACTGAATTATCAGACTTCACTCTAATGAAGCCAAAATCAAGCTATTACGAAAATCTAAAACTAAGAAATACATTTACTGCTGTGAAGAGTTAAAAGGAGATGATGGAAGTCTACCGGGAGCTTTGGATCAGGAAACATATTTAGCTTTGGCTGTAGTCACAAGCTGTTATGCCGATAACTCATCAGTGCACATAAAGTCTAATATGCATGAAGCAAACAGAGGAATTGGAACGGacatcaacacaacaacaatatttttaTCAAATAGTACataatgtgttcattttgtgACCTTCACCAAAAAATCTTATCTGGTGATTATCATTATCtccaagataagataagataagataagatatgcCTTTAATTGTCCCACAagacaaaatatttaatgactACTAAAGTAATTCTACTTTGACAttaatgcacacatacagctaTTTTACTGattatgttataattataaGCCGATCATATCCATCATCATGCAGTAGTGTGATGTCCATTTGCCTCCTCTAGTGGAAtgacatatttaaaaatctttaacaATAATTATGACAGAATGAGGTTGTTTAAGATGGGACACAGTTTCTGTCAAATATATGGCAGCTATATAAGAAACTTAAACATGTAATTATGATGTAAATATACTTCTTTCTTTACATGTGCTCCATTGTGTCTCACCCTTCttggtttttttctttctttctaatttcATTTCCTGTCTGGGGGCATGTACAGCAAAAGCAGTATAGTGACTAGGGACAAATCATTCTGATGAAATGTAGTGATAAAATATAAAGGATATCCAGTGTGGTTGGGGTGTGTTTAAGAGCTGGTCAGCATTTTCTGATGATGTCATTCCTGATGATATCATAGTCTGGACCATGGCCAAGGTACCCTAACAAGATGACTTTTCTTGATTGTTACCAAGTctgttatcatttttatttttatgctgatATAAAAGAAGTcactctgtgtttgtttctcagTGGTATCATCATAGCAGCAGTACTACCACCATCAGAAGGTTTAGTTAGCTTGTTTATGGACAGCAATACTTGTTTGAATGGAATGAATGATCTTTTAAAACTGTATAGCACACAGTAATACTTACTGCACActtccacccacacacatgcaaaattaggcaaacacacgcacactgaccaACATGTACCTAACCCTGAGACAAAGCACCAGCAGTAGACTATACACTGAAAACTCATGTGACAGTAAAGAACCTATAATTACCCACAGCAGTGATTTTTGCACAATTTTTTATGTCACAGTGTCTATAATAACAGGATTGCAATCACGAACATTTGGAAGGATGTTGTTTAAAAAccttttgctcactct
This genomic window contains:
- the rnaseh2b gene encoding ribonuclease H2 subunit B isoform X2 encodes the protein MDPTHIKNTSKNGFVYSALDKTKLHDGDPTFISLRNPATGAASQYLFSCGYVRLYEVKAFVEDFHSWFIDQTVQRDGRLLYVTPMDPLFLLLPYLQSSAMEGKFQPLQQMVMDEEYPGCTKLLNCTQALDTLHHVADEKVVGSQKFHRYSQEKTMDWLKKKVLNTVSALKKSNISVGGGVKSTTYVRVKQETDVTEEDYLRYAHGLISEYISEELSKDLLKHLQLPEISSPKEVEPPSKKRKLSDKPVEAGEDYTKFNSADFVRKPPKKMTAAQKTLAKVDKTGMKCMSSFFSPKVKQEK
- the rnaseh2b gene encoding ribonuclease H2 subunit B isoform X1, which produces MTTKKKRSAHTSNDSWVVIAADSALDKTKLHDGDPTFISLRNPATGAASQYLFSCGYVRLYEVKAFVEDFHSWFIDQTVQRDGRLLYVTPMDPLFLLLPYLQSSAMEGKFQPLQQMVMDEEYPGCTKLLNCTQALDTLHHVADEKVVGSQKFHRYSQEKTMDWLKKKVLNTVSALKKSNISVGGGVKSTTYVRVKQETDVTEEDYLRYAHGLISEYISEELSKDLLKHLQLPEISSPKEVEPPSKKRKLSDKPVEAGEDYTKFNSADFVRKPPKKMTAAQKTLAKVDKTGMKCMSSFFSPKVKQEK